In the genome of Eulemur rufifrons isolate Redbay chromosome 27, OSU_ERuf_1, whole genome shotgun sequence, one region contains:
- the RGS1 gene encoding regulator of G-protein signaling 1, translated as MPGMFFSANPKELKGTGHPLLDDKTQKRRPKTFGMDVKAYLRSMIPHLESGMKSSKSRDILSADEVMQWSQSLEKLLANQTGQDVFGNFLKSEFSEENIEFWLACEDYKKTESDLLHCKAEKIYKAFVHSDAAKQINIDFHTRESTAKKIKAATPTCFDEAQKVIYTLMEKDSYPRFLKSDIYLNLLNDLQANSLK; from the exons ATGCCAGGAATGTTCTTCTCTGCtaacccaaaagaattgaaaggaaCGGGACATCCACTTCTAGATGACAAAACGCAGAAAAGGAGGCCAAAGACTTT TGGAATGGACGTGAAAGCATACCTGAGATCTATGATCCCACATCTGGAATCTGGAATGAAATCTTCCAAATCCAGGGACAT ACTTTCTGCTGATGAAGTGATGCAGTGGTCTCAGTCACTGGAAAAACTTCTTGCCAACCAAA ctgGTCAAGATGTCTTTGGAAATTTTCTAAAGTCAGAGTTCAGTGAGGAGAATATTGAGTTCTGGCTGGCTTGTGAAGACTATAAAAAAACAGAGTCTGATCTCCTGCACTGCAAagcagagaagatatacaaagcATTTGTGCATTCAGACGCTGCTAAACAA ATCAATATTGACTTCCATACTCGAGAATCTACAGCCAAGAAGATTAAAGCAGCAACTCCTACATGTTTTGATGAAGCCCAAAAAGTCATATATACTCTTATGGAAAAGGACTCTTATCCCAGGTTCCTCAAATCAGATATTTACTTAAATCTTCTAAATGACCTTCAGGCTAATAGCCTAAAGTGA